The Amaranthus tricolor cultivar Red isolate AtriRed21 chromosome 14, ASM2621246v1, whole genome shotgun sequence DNA window TTGAAAATACGAAGCTTGTTTTAGAAGACGAGAACAAGAACCTTAATGTCCTTAATTCGGCCTCAGCGGGTTCAATCCGAAGTATGAAGGAACAAATCATCGAGTTGAAGGAGGGAAAAGGTAAGCTCGAGCAAGAGCTGGAGCTGCGACTTGATCAGCGGAACGCTCTTCAACAGGAAATTTACTGTTTGAAGGAGGAAATAGATGGTCTGAACCTGAGACaccaagatgtgttgaggcagGTGGAGTCGGTCGGGTTTGATTCAGAATCTTTCGGTCATTCTGTGAAAGTGTTGAGAGACGAGAACTCTAAACTCAAAGAAAGTTGCCGGAGCAGCGAGATCGAGTTAATGACTGTAAAGGAGAAGCTGAAATTAATGGAAAAACTTGTTGAAAAGAACGAGCTCCTAGAGAATTATTTGTCGAATTTTACGGCTGAGTTAGAAGCTGCAAGAAAGCGGGTGAAAGAGTTGGAAAGTTCCTTCCAGTTGCTCCTAGGAGAAAAGTCGACTCTAGTTGCCGAGAAGGGTTTTCTGATTTCTCAGTTGCAGATAGCAACCGAAAATTTAGAGAAACTCTCGGAACATAACACTTTAATGGAGAACTCTCTTTTCGATGCCAGTTCTGAGCTTGAAGCGTTGAGGGTGAAGTCTAAGGACCTTGAAGATTCGTGCACCGTGCTTGATGATCAGAATTCCGCCCTTATGGCAGAAAAGCTGACACTAGAATCCGAGTTGGAAACAACGCATCTTAAGTTGAAAGAATTGGGGCAACAACATATGGACTTAGAGAAGCGGTTTGCGGGCGTGGAGGAAGAGAGAAAATTCGCACTCCAGATGGTACAAGAATTGCGGGTATGCTTAGACACTGAAAAACAAGAGCATGCTAACTCCAATCGATTGAGTCAAACCCGAGTGGCTGATTTGGAAAACCAGATTTATCGTCTACAAGAGACGGGTAATCACTTGCAAGACGAGCTCGATGAAATACTAGATAAAGCTGTTAACGCTCAGTTCGAGATCTTTATCTTGAGGAAGTCGTGTATACAAGATTTGGAAGATAACAACGCTTTTTTGCTGGCATACTCCGAGAAACTTATGGAGGCGTCCAGGTTGTCGGATAAACTTGTATCGGAACTGGAGCAGCAGTGTCTTGATAAGCAGGATGAAGCTAGGGTGTTGTCTAGTCAAGTACAAGGGTTGAGAATGGGGATGTTTCGGTTATTAGATGCGCTTGAAGCTGATGCAAGTTCAGTATGTGAAGATCAAAACGACTCGAGCGTTGTCGATCTGACACTTGGAAAAGTTGATGATATTAAAGCATCCTTGTATAGAGCATGGGATGATAATCACGAGCTTGTTATCGAAAAGTCGGTTTTTCTTGCAATGATTTGTGAGCTTAAACAAGATGTTACCGATTTGAATTCTGTTATTGACACCCTTAGGCAGCAGGTCAAGAGTAGGAATGAAGAAGTAGTCGTATTCCAGAAGGAGACACACAAGCTTCTCGAGAGTAACGAAGAGTTGATTCTCAAAGTCCGAGAAGGAGGCCGAAAAGAAGTTGATCTCCTTGATGAAATGGAAGGCCTCCGGAAAGAGCTGTTTGATCTGCAAGGGGCTTTTGAGGGTCTACAAAAAGAGAATTGTAAGGTTGTCGAGGAAAAAGGATCGTTGATGAAGGCGGTTGAAGATTTAGAAGAGGAGAAGCACATTCTAGAAGGTGAGTGCTCGTGTATGGTTGACGAAGTTGTTGCACTCGAAAATCTTTCATTTGTATTCAAGAAAGTCATCTCGGAGAAATCAAAGAAAGTCGTAGAGTTGACTTGGAATTTAGATAAGCTTTGCACTGAAAACAATATCCTTGACGAGAAATTGAGAATCATAGAGTGCAAACTCGAAGATGCTCGGagtaaaaatattgattttgagcTCTCGTTAAAGAAGTCGGAGGATGAACTGCACGAAGCGAGAGTTGCAAATAGTAAGTTGAAGGACGAGATAGTTGATGGAAACTATCGTCTTTGCTTGAAAGAGAAGGCGCTTCTAGAAGCGGAGTCGATGAAGGAGAATCGAGAGGTCCGAGTACTTGAATTATCCGAAAATTATGCAGCGCAACGGAAAGAATGTGAAGAACTTCATGCCCTTATTCAGAATCTTGATTCACAGATATTCATAACGCAGCGGGAACATGAAGAAAGTGAAGCGAGAATACGAGTGCTGACTTCAGAACTGCAGAAGGGAAAAGACGAGATCAGATTATGGGAAACTGTGGCAGGAGCTTTCTTCACCGAGCTACAGAGCTCTAGTGTACGTGAAGCGTTGATTAAAGAAAAGTTTTCCGAGCTTATGAAAGCTTATGAGATCCTAGAAGAAGAAAGTCATTCCAAATGTGCGGATATTGTTCAGTTGAAAGAACGGGTAGGGACCCTAGAAGGCGAAAATTCCAAAATAAAGGCTCGATTGGCTGCAGATCTCTTGGCTATTATGGGTCTAAAGATTTCCTTGGCGTCTCTCGAGAAGCATGCAAGTTGGAAGAATAAGATTCACGTGACTGACAACGAGGGGAAAGAGGTATCACGTCTGTCTCGTGTTGTAATTGTTTGATTGCTTATTAGAGTAATAGACTTCAAACTTGCACATATTGTTGCTTTAAGCATTTTGCTTGGACTTGGTGTATACCAATTCTTGTTACTCCccgtttggtaatcggtactaaatggtgggaatggtGATGAAAAGTTAGTATAATTTTGGTAGAAATATCTCAAGACAAGTTTGATGGTCATGATTATATtccttcaacaatctcattttctttgcGAAATTCattcaatgcattaccatttgatCATGTGGTAAtagatggtaatggaaaattatgaagaaaaaagCTTTTGTATGATTTAACTTTCATTActatgggaatgacatgatatatatcatcaaaatcacactataaatcattcccattctcactatttagtaccgattaccaaacggACTATTGGTTTGCACTTTAAGAGAAAAGTTCTTTGGTGATTGTAACATGACGAAATGATCttcattattttgggaatttAGCAATCTCAATGAAACCATAGATTTATAGCTCTTTGTGTTTTTATTACAACAAACTATAGTACAAATAGCTCGTTAAATCATATGCGCACCCCTTGTTTTGTTTGAAGTTGAAGATGATGTCTATTATTAAGGACTAATCAGAAACAACCTTTGCTCTTACAAGGGTAAGGTAGCGTGTATCCAACCCGCAACCCCCCAACCTAAGAACGGTTTTGGAATGATCGAGAAATATACTATGATTTATGTTTTtgaattgacatttttcggaaATGTCTCAGGATATTAAAGACGACCAAAAGTTGAGTGAAGAGCAGCCACTTGTGTTCATCAACTTGTCCGAAATCCAGACCAAGATCCAAGATGTGGAAAAAGCAGTTATAGAGCTAAAGCAACAAGCAGAGGAGGAAAATTTGGGTGTCCGCTCTGAACTAGACTTAGCATTACAACAAATCGAGGCGTTGAAATCTCATAGCAGCTCGCGTCGTGGGAGTGGAAGATCAAGTAGGCGTGCTTCGTCAAATTCAGAGGAAAACAAGGCTAGGAAAACAAGTACTCCTGATGGTTCACAACCCGAACAGGAGCTTCTGATGAAAGACATTATGCTTGATCAGGTTTCTGACTGTTCATCTTACGGCAAAAACAGGAAAATTATAGGGTCCGATGATCAGATCCTCGAGTTATGGGAAACCATGGACCAAGCGGGCAACATTGACCTTACAGTCGGGAAGTCTAACACCCAACCGCCAATTGTTCCGAGCAAGTATTCTCAACTTGAGTCCGTTAGAGAGAACAGGAGCGGCCGTCCTTCAATAGAATCAATGGTTGAGAAGGAATTGAGAGTGGATGATCAACAGTTACATTCCAAGAGATTTTTGAATTCCGAGTTTGAGGGTACGAAGAAAAAAACCCTAGAGAGGGACGATCAAGAATTAATGTCGAAGAGATTTCAGAATCCCGAGTTGGAGGATAACAAAAGAAAGACTCTCGAAAGGCTCGCTTCAGACGTTCAGAAGCTAACAAACCTACAAATAACTGTGCAagatttgaaggaaaaattaaaaactgaGAGCTTTTTGAACAAGGGAAAGGGTATCGAATGTGATGGAGTCGAGGATCAGATTTTGGAGAGCGAGAATACAATTCTAAAATTGTTCGAGTACAGTGcaaaattgatgaagaacaTCGAGAATTCTTCAACGGCATCATCATTTGATGGGTCAGTTACGGCTGATTCATCCGAAGGGGGGAGTGTCAAGAGGAGGCGATGCTTGGAGCAAGCACGAAGAATATCGGAGAAGATTGGAAGATTACAACTTGAAGTGCAGAAATTACAGTTTTCGCTTATGAAACTCGATAATAGCAAAGTAAGCAAAGTCGGGACTCGAGTAAGTAGTACACGAGTCCTCTTACGAGACTTTCTATCGAGTGGATCACGGACTCCTCGCAGACGGAAAAAGAGTCATTTCTGTGGATGTGTTCAGCCTCACACTAGAGGAGACTGAGGTTGGTAATGTCATGTCAAATCTGTTTTAAGTTTTGGGACTTTGATCAGTTTTAGCTGATATTTGTAATGTAATGATCTTTTTCCCCAACTTTTTTAGAACTTGTCGATAAACATATTTACTAGTATTCTCAATTTTTGTGGGAAAGAGAGTTTGGTGTACAATATGCTtacattcatcatcatcatacccagtttATTCCGCCCATGGAAACATTATGATCAAGTTCTTGGGAGGAAAGAAAGGCGACAACTTATACCCACAAAGAAGCGCGGTCAATGAGTCCATCGACGAATATGCTTACATTGTAAGCTTTTCTAAAGCTTCATCTTTCAACATGTTCAAAGCTTTTAAGTGTACAATTCATTGAAGAAGGCCATTACTATACTTCGCAGCCCTTTTCATTTTGTCGCCACCtcttatatattgaatttccaACATTACCCCTGGATATTTTTCAAACCTTCAATTTctaatatctctctaaaaattCTCTCTGAATACTCATTGaactaaaacaagctaaaactaaaaatcaaataacaGTGGCAAATGAAAATGATCACCAAAATGATTCTGTAAGCATCAATAACGatcgttaatttttttaaaaaaaagtgtattgaaatttgatacatgttcacttTTTTTGATATAACTTTTAATAGAAGAATCACATAATTGTAATGTTTACGGCATTAGAatctagacttcaagatctttctaatgataaattatatgcccaattccgataaccgagtgagaaatgacgatcgttaaAAGTTTGTTTGTGCTGAATTTGATACATGTTAAATCTTTTGAacataactttttatagaaaaatcgtaTTAATGCAAAGTTTACGTCAttaaaaactagacttcaagagctttccaatgaCATATTATATGCTCAATTCCGACAATTGAGTAAGAAATAACAACCATTTAAAGTTTGCAGGGATTTTTAACATCTAGTCGCACACTACCGAACCGTGGTATGGTCGCGCAAAACGCGCGACTCCACCGCGGTCCGGTCGCGTGTGACTGGATGTTAGACATCACTGCAAACTTTAAATGGTCGTCATTTCTCTATCGATTGTCAGAatttggtatattatatgtTGTTGGAAAGCTACTGAAGTCTAGATTCTAATGCTTCAAGCCTTGCATTAACACGAATTTTCTATAAGAAGTTATACCCAAAATattgaacatatatcaaatttcagcacaagtAAATTTTAAACGATCATCATTTTTGCTCGGTTATTGGAATTGGGtaaataatatatcattggaaagatcttgaagtctaggttctaatgccgcaaacatTGCAGTAATGTGATTGTCCTATCAAAAGTTTTGGCCAAAAGAGTGataatgtatcaaatttcaacacaaaacgtgtgattagatttattttccgatttaaaaaaattgttttcttttttaaattaatattttttattttaatttaattattatactaaaatttagtttagtaataataatagttgattttataattaaaaataaatttaggggcattttaataattacaataaaaaaaagcgATGACAAAATAAAAAGGGCGGCGAACTTTAAGAATTGGGTTGAAGAAAAACATTTACCAGTAATTGTGCGCGGTGAATGAGGAATCGAGGGATACGAGACATAGTGCAAAATATATATTGACAATGCATGAATTTCATGTCTTTACTAGTATATCACAcctaaattgttagaattgggATCCTACCTAAGATCAATTAGGGAGTAggattaaaattaatagaattaaaATGTAGAATTATAAGATTCTACAAATATGTTTTGATATGCTATAGAATAATTGATTAatcagttatatatatatattcatattagttcatttttaatgttttgagttacaaagtaattttttttgactttatttttaatttgattaattaaaaagaataCATCTAATATTTATCTATGAACTACGAATCAGTGAGTACAatactttttataattgtaatagtgaatatatatatatataagctaGAATATGAGAATTCTT harbors:
- the LOC130800240 gene encoding protein NETWORKED 1D; protein product: MAKNKDMYSWWWVSHISPKNSKWLQENLTDMDSKVKTMIKLIEVDEDSFARRAEMYYKKRPELMKLVEEFYRAYRALAERYDHATGVIRQAHKTMAEAFPNQVPSLMTDDATVNGTQDSDPQTPETQIPIRAVGLFEQLNGKGKARKCLNFHEVEEEETVKNLGETRALSESESVGRSGTDIIALKEAIAKLEAEREAGLLRYQQTVERLSELESEVLQAKDDYRVVSERASDAEAEVQILMDALEKVEAEKEASLLQYQQCLERISRGEADARDHNERACKAESEAEGLNEELCRVKAEKEALLLKYMEALEKIASLENKLLLAEDYASKTCERADRAEKEVEALRETMTRLTEEKESAVLEHKRCFAKIATLEREIILVQDEAERLKTEVEANYSKLKGSEEQCRLLDRSNKSLQFDVEMLSQKVGNQNQELSEKQKELGRLWTCVQEERIRFVEAEATFQSLQNTHSKVKEELMSVAAELHKNVQHLKDLENTKLVLEDENKNLNVLNSASAGSIRSMKEQIIELKEGKGKLEQELELRLDQRNALQQEIYCLKEEIDGLNLRHQDVLRQVESVGFDSESFGHSVKVLRDENSKLKESCRSSEIELMTVKEKLKLMEKLVEKNELLENYLSNFTAELEAARKRVKELESSFQLLLGEKSTLVAEKGFLISQLQIATENLEKLSEHNTLMENSLFDASSELEALRVKSKDLEDSCTVLDDQNSALMAEKLTLESELETTHLKLKELGQQHMDLEKRFAGVEEERKFALQMVQELRVCLDTEKQEHANSNRLSQTRVADLENQIYRLQETGNHLQDELDEILDKAVNAQFEIFILRKSCIQDLEDNNAFLLAYSEKLMEASRLSDKLVSELEQQCLDKQDEARVLSSQVQGLRMGMFRLLDALEADASSVCEDQNDSSVVDLTLGKVDDIKASLYRAWDDNHELVIEKSVFLAMICELKQDVTDLNSVIDTLRQQVKSRNEEVVVFQKETHKLLESNEELILKVREGGRKEVDLLDEMEGLRKELFDLQGAFEGLQKENCKVVEEKGSLMKAVEDLEEEKHILEGECSCMVDEVVALENLSFVFKKVISEKSKKVVELTWNLDKLCTENNILDEKLRIIECKLEDARSKNIDFELSLKKSEDELHEARVANSKLKDEIVDGNYRLCLKEKALLEAESMKENREVRVLELSENYAAQRKECEELHALIQNLDSQIFITQREHEESEARIRVLTSELQKGKDEIRLWETVAGAFFTELQSSSVREALIKEKFSELMKAYEILEEESHSKCADIVQLKERVGTLEGENSKIKARLAADLLAIMGLKISLASLEKHASWKNKIHVTDNEGKEDIKDDQKLSEEQPLVFINLSEIQTKIQDVEKAVIELKQQAEEENLGVRSELDLALQQIEALKSHSSSRRGSGRSSRRASSNSEENKARKTSTPDGSQPEQELLMKDIMLDQVSDCSSYGKNRKIIGSDDQILELWETMDQAGNIDLTVGKSNTQPPIVPSKYSQLESVRENRSGRPSIESMVEKELRVDDQQLHSKRFLNSEFEGTKKKTLERDDQELMSKRFQNPELEDNKRKTLERLASDVQKLTNLQITVQDLKEKLKTESFLNKGKGIECDGVEDQILESENTILKLFEYSAKLMKNIENSSTASSFDGSVTADSSEGGSVKRRRCLEQARRISEKIGRLQLEVQKLQFSLMKLDNSKVSKVGTRVSSTRVLLRDFLSSGSRTPRRRKKSHFCGCVQPHTRGD